In a genomic window of Lysobacterales bacterium:
- a CDS encoding S9 family peptidase, with product MRRCAWFAAALFAATGAACAASFEQLAAFPKVRDIAMSPDGRHVAIVAPFEDQQSLYLIAVDDKDQGRVLRFRPGHTVANVTWVDDERVVFQKALQIAALEMPMLSGEYYSASINSKRQRLVFGGRQAMLEHSGFGHARNIFVMDQVPGSFFAQFTRWRDGDDSGQELWRVNARTGRQQLIASRDANEGTMFVDNQLEPRIVHGYDVELEPIARFRSKSDEEWQTFPRELVGRSLQPQFFGPDQELYALISDQGEPESLYRVDLERGQRQRLAGRADAAVAEVIRSGRNGPPAAVLYDAGSPRIDLLQGADPDFADMLAALLVKFPGQLVRPLQFSRDDGRVLLQVESDREPPNWYVFDRDAQRLIPVAAAYPGLRGQAFAPTRALRFRTDDGVDIDALLTLPEGVAKPSLVVMPHGGPHGIHDRWTFNADTQLLVQAGHAVLRVNYRGSGGRGERFLRSGFGEWAGRIQDDIAGAVRHVVAEGLVDGGRVCIFGGSFGAYSALMNAIRNPDLYRCAIGYAGVYDLNLMHIVGDIPEAKSSRNYLDLAIGNDVQKLGRDSVTSHLKRLDASLLLIHGSADQRTPIEQFHVLTSALDRAGKPHEDLVVEHEGHGFYKQANRERMYREVLQFLDASLTTASP from the coding sequence GTGAGGCGCTGTGCGTGGTTTGCGGCGGCGCTGTTCGCCGCTACCGGGGCGGCGTGTGCTGCGTCTTTCGAGCAATTGGCGGCGTTTCCGAAGGTGCGCGATATCGCGATGTCGCCGGACGGGCGCCACGTCGCCATCGTCGCGCCGTTCGAGGACCAGCAGTCGCTGTACCTGATCGCGGTCGATGACAAGGATCAGGGCCGGGTGTTGCGCTTTCGCCCCGGGCACACGGTTGCAAACGTGACCTGGGTGGACGACGAGCGTGTCGTGTTCCAGAAGGCCTTGCAGATTGCCGCGCTCGAAATGCCGATGCTGAGCGGCGAGTACTACTCGGCGAGCATCAACTCCAAGCGCCAGCGTCTGGTGTTCGGCGGCCGCCAGGCCATGCTCGAACACAGCGGTTTTGGTCATGCCCGCAACATCTTCGTGATGGACCAGGTTCCCGGAAGCTTCTTCGCGCAATTCACGCGCTGGCGTGACGGCGATGACAGCGGCCAGGAACTGTGGCGGGTGAATGCGCGCACCGGGCGCCAGCAACTCATCGCCAGCCGGGACGCGAACGAAGGCACGATGTTCGTCGACAACCAGCTGGAGCCCCGCATCGTCCACGGCTATGACGTCGAACTCGAGCCGATCGCTCGCTTTCGATCCAAGTCCGACGAGGAATGGCAGACGTTCCCGCGTGAACTGGTCGGACGCAGCCTGCAACCGCAGTTCTTCGGGCCCGACCAGGAGCTCTACGCCCTGATCAGCGATCAAGGCGAACCGGAATCTCTGTACCGGGTCGATCTGGAGCGCGGGCAGCGCCAGCGTCTGGCCGGGCGCGCCGATGCCGCCGTTGCTGAGGTCATCCGTTCCGGTCGCAATGGGCCGCCCGCCGCCGTGCTCTACGACGCCGGCTCGCCAAGGATCGATCTTCTTCAAGGCGCCGATCCGGACTTCGCGGACATGCTCGCGGCGCTGCTCGTCAAGTTCCCGGGACAGCTGGTGCGGCCCCTGCAATTCAGCCGCGACGATGGGCGCGTATTGCTGCAGGTCGAATCCGACCGCGAGCCGCCCAACTGGTATGTGTTCGACCGTGATGCGCAGCGGCTGATTCCAGTCGCAGCGGCTTATCCCGGCTTGCGTGGACAGGCGTTCGCGCCGACGCGTGCGCTCCGTTTCCGCACCGACGATGGCGTCGATATCGATGCCCTGCTGACGCTGCCCGAGGGTGTCGCGAAACCCTCGCTGGTGGTCATGCCGCACGGCGGACCGCATGGCATCCACGACCGCTGGACCTTCAACGCCGACACGCAGTTGCTGGTCCAGGCCGGGCACGCGGTGCTGCGCGTGAACTACCGAGGTTCCGGCGGGCGCGGTGAGCGCTTCCTGCGCTCTGGTTTCGGCGAGTGGGCGGGGCGCATCCAGGACGACATCGCCGGTGCAGTGCGCCATGTGGTCGCCGAGGGACTGGTGGATGGCGGCCGCGTCTGCATCTTCGGCGGCAGCTTTGGTGCTTATTCAGCGCTGATGAATGCGATCCGCAATCCCGATCTGTACCGCTGCGCGATCGGCTACGCCGGCGTCTACGACCTGAACCTGATGCACATCGTGGGTGATATCCCGGAAGCGAAATCGAGTCGAAACTACCTCGACCTGGCCATTGGCAACGATGTCCAGAAGCTGGGTCGCGACTCGGTCACCAGCCACCTGAAGCGCCTGGACGCGAGCTTGCTGCTGATCCATGGCAGCGCCGACCAGCGCACTCCCATCGAGCAGTTTCACGTGCTCACCAGTGCGCTGGACCGCGCCGGCAAGCCGCACGAGGATCTCGTCGTCGAACACGAGGGCCACGGGTTCTACAAGCAGGCCAACCGTGAGCGGATGTACCGAGAGGTGCTGCAGTTCCTCGACGCGAGCCTGACCACTGCATCGCCCTGA
- a CDS encoding S9 family peptidase — protein MTRHLPRCVAPLALALCLAPLAHAERLPAKLFAQNPGFSAVALSPDGQHLALTTPIENRTDVLIVDLQGKAEPMRIGYRANEHVVAPYWADDERLVLSKAEKAGSRAAPRGTGEIYSVDASGKNQELLFGYIPDEGNIRGRRKDTGFASLLDRIPGSKGGLLFAFFDPSNADRHSAIYKVDAHSGKREQIEQIPMRAGVVAVDRNQRPRFALSRNDDAKPEMIYRPTADADWRPVPKALAGNVMTVLAFERDNNIAWAEISDAGEASSLYRVDFGKGSREKVYGRADMDVGSVLYGGFDGVPFAILYEEGKPAVQYLDPKSEWAQLHAGLMKTFPGNLVRFVDFSRDDRKVLAYVYSDRNPGDHYLVDRNTQKVSKLQSRLQGIDPSQMASMSPFRYAASDGQELDAFLTIPKEGSKPFPVVVLPHGGPHGPFDSWGFDTDVQFLANRGYAVLQVNFRGSGGRGEDFEKSGYRKWGTRIMDDIVDGLRHVAGQGLVDAGRACIFGASFGGYSALMAPVRSPGTFRCAIGYVGVYDLNLLHTKGDSNDTRQGRNIVTQYVSEDQAELDANSPAKQASRVGIPVFLVAGKDDIRAPVAHTDAMAKALKQAGTPVEVMIKAGEAHGFYDEKNRIELYDRLEAFLDQHIGKKAQ, from the coding sequence ATGACCCGACACCTCCCGCGCTGCGTCGCGCCCCTCGCGCTCGCGCTCTGCCTCGCACCGCTCGCCCACGCCGAACGCCTGCCAGCGAAGTTGTTTGCGCAGAACCCTGGGTTCAGCGCAGTCGCGCTTTCACCCGATGGCCAGCACTTGGCGTTGACCACGCCGATCGAGAACCGTACCGACGTGCTAATCGTTGACCTGCAAGGCAAGGCAGAGCCGATGCGGATTGGCTACCGCGCCAACGAGCACGTCGTTGCGCCCTACTGGGCCGACGATGAACGTCTGGTGCTGTCCAAGGCGGAAAAAGCCGGTTCGCGCGCAGCACCCCGCGGCACCGGGGAGATCTACTCGGTAGACGCATCTGGCAAGAACCAGGAACTCCTGTTCGGCTACATCCCCGACGAGGGCAACATCCGCGGCCGGCGCAAGGACACCGGCTTCGCCAGCCTGCTCGACCGCATTCCCGGGAGCAAGGGCGGATTGTTGTTTGCCTTTTTCGACCCATCCAATGCCGACCGGCACTCGGCGATCTACAAGGTCGACGCGCACAGCGGCAAGCGCGAGCAGATCGAGCAGATCCCGATGCGCGCCGGCGTGGTCGCGGTGGACCGCAACCAGAGGCCACGGTTCGCCCTCAGCCGCAACGACGACGCCAAGCCCGAGATGATCTACCGGCCGACCGCGGACGCCGACTGGCGCCCCGTGCCCAAGGCGCTCGCCGGCAACGTCATGACCGTGCTCGCCTTCGAACGCGACAACAACATCGCGTGGGCCGAAATCAGCGACGCCGGGGAAGCAAGCAGCCTGTATCGCGTCGACTTTGGCAAGGGATCGCGCGAGAAGGTCTATGGCCGAGCGGACATGGATGTGGGCAGCGTGCTGTACGGCGGCTTCGATGGCGTGCCCTTCGCGATCCTGTACGAGGAAGGCAAACCGGCAGTGCAGTACCTCGACCCCAAGTCGGAATGGGCGCAGCTGCATGCGGGTCTGATGAAGACCTTCCCCGGCAACCTAGTGCGTTTCGTCGATTTCTCGCGCGACGACCGCAAGGTGCTCGCCTACGTCTACTCGGATCGAAATCCAGGCGACCACTACCTGGTGGACCGCAACACCCAGAAGGTCTCCAAGCTGCAGTCGCGCCTGCAGGGCATTGATCCCTCCCAGATGGCCTCGATGAGTCCGTTCCGCTATGCGGCGAGTGACGGCCAGGAACTGGACGCATTCCTGACCATTCCGAAGGAAGGCAGCAAGCCGTTTCCGGTTGTGGTGCTGCCCCACGGCGGACCGCACGGACCGTTCGACAGCTGGGGCTTCGACACAGACGTCCAGTTCCTGGCCAATCGCGGCTACGCGGTTCTGCAGGTAAACTTCCGTGGCTCCGGCGGTCGCGGCGAAGACTTCGAGAAATCCGGCTACCGCAAGTGGGGCACGCGCATCATGGACGACATCGTCGACGGCCTGAGGCACGTCGCCGGGCAGGGGCTGGTCGACGCGGGGCGCGCGTGCATCTTCGGCGCAAGCTTCGGTGGCTACTCCGCGCTGATGGCGCCGGTGAGAAGCCCGGGAACCTTCCGCTGCGCCATCGGTTACGTCGGCGTGTACGACCTCAACCTGCTGCATACCAAGGGCGACAGCAACGACACCCGTCAGGGCCGCAACATCGTCACCCAGTACGTAAGCGAGGACCAGGCCGAACTGGATGCGAACTCCCCCGCCAAACAGGCGAGCCGGGTGGGGATTCCGGTGTTCCTGGTGGCCGGCAAGGACGACATCCGCGCCCCGGTCGCGCACACCGACGCCATGGCCAAGGCCCTGAAGCAGGCAGGCACGCCGGTGGAAGTCATGATCAAGGCCGGCGAAGCGCACGGCTTCTACGACGAGAAGAACCGCATCGAGCTGTACGACAGGTTGGAGGCATTTCTCGACCAGCACATCGGGAAGAAGGCGCAGTGA
- a CDS encoding CTP synthase, whose amino-acid sequence MTPLIFVTGGVVSSLGKGIAAASLGAILEARGLRVTMMKLDPYINVDPGTMSPYQHGEVYVLDDGAETDLDLGHYERFVNTRLTRRNAITTGKIYENVIRKERRGDYLGATVQVIPHITDEIKRAVEEATSGYDVALVEVGGTVGDIESLPFLEAIRQLRIERGADRAMFMHLTLVPYIKAAGEIKTKPTQHSVKELRNIGIQADVLLCRSEQPLPDAERRKIALFTNVPEKAVISAVDLPSIYQIPEWLQQQGLDQLAVDQLRLAAAPVANLAAWHEVCDREAHPKARVTVAIVGKYVEHKDAYKSLGEALKHGGLKQSVDVDLRWIECERVESEGTGLLAGVDAILVPGGFGKRGFEGKIAAARHARTQQIPYFGICYGLHAAVVDFARNVAGLADANSTENDRSTLNPVIGLITEWRSSSGAVEQRSESSDLGGTMRLGAQDCRVQLGTLAFQLYGKEVVSERHRHRYEFNNRYLERFAELGMVFSGKSMDDSLVEMIEYRDHPWFLACQAHPEFLSTPLKGHPLFIGFITAALAYQRNRQPHEVAA is encoded by the coding sequence ATGACTCCCCTGATTTTCGTTACCGGTGGCGTGGTGTCCTCGTTGGGCAAGGGCATTGCGGCTGCTTCGCTTGGCGCCATCCTCGAGGCGCGCGGCCTCCGGGTCACGATGATGAAGCTCGATCCTTACATCAACGTCGATCCGGGCACGATGAGCCCCTACCAGCACGGCGAGGTCTACGTGCTGGACGATGGTGCCGAGACCGACCTCGACCTCGGCCACTACGAGCGCTTCGTCAACACCCGGCTGACGCGGCGCAATGCCATCACCACCGGCAAGATCTACGAAAACGTGATCCGCAAGGAACGCCGCGGCGATTATCTCGGAGCGACGGTGCAGGTCATTCCGCACATCACCGACGAGATCAAGCGCGCGGTCGAGGAGGCCACCTCCGGCTATGACGTCGCACTGGTCGAAGTCGGCGGCACCGTCGGCGACATCGAGTCGCTGCCGTTCCTGGAAGCGATCCGCCAGTTGCGCATCGAACGCGGCGCCGACCGCGCCATGTTCATGCACCTGACCCTGGTGCCCTACATCAAGGCCGCCGGCGAGATCAAGACCAAGCCGACCCAGCATTCGGTCAAGGAATTGCGCAACATCGGCATCCAGGCCGACGTGCTGCTCTGTCGCAGCGAACAGCCGTTGCCGGATGCCGAGCGGCGCAAGATCGCGCTGTTCACCAATGTGCCGGAGAAGGCGGTGATCTCGGCCGTGGACCTGCCCTCGATCTACCAGATCCCCGAGTGGCTGCAGCAGCAGGGCCTCGACCAACTCGCCGTCGATCAGCTTCGGCTCGCGGCCGCGCCGGTGGCCAATCTCGCGGCCTGGCACGAGGTCTGCGACCGCGAAGCGCACCCGAAGGCGAGGGTGACCGTCGCCATCGTCGGCAAGTACGTTGAGCACAAGGACGCCTACAAGTCGCTCGGCGAAGCGCTGAAACATGGCGGGCTCAAGCAGTCGGTAGATGTCGATTTGCGCTGGATCGAGTGTGAGCGGGTCGAGTCCGAAGGCACCGGCCTGCTCGCCGGCGTGGACGCGATCCTGGTGCCCGGCGGCTTCGGCAAGCGCGGCTTCGAGGGCAAGATCGCCGCTGCGCGGCATGCTCGCACCCAGCAGATTCCCTACTTCGGAATTTGCTATGGACTGCATGCCGCCGTGGTCGATTTCGCGCGCAATGTTGCGGGGTTGGCCGACGCCAACAGCACCGAGAACGACCGCTCGACGCTGAACCCGGTAATTGGCTTGATCACCGAGTGGCGCAGCAGCAGCGGCGCCGTCGAGCAGCGCAGCGAATCCTCGGATCTCGGCGGAACCATGCGCCTCGGTGCGCAGGATTGCCGCGTCCAGCTCGGCACGCTGGCTTTTCAGCTGTACGGCAAGGAAGTGGTCAGCGAGCGCCATCGTCATCGCTACGAGTTCAACAACCGTTATCTCGAACGCTTTGCCGAGTTGGGCATGGTGTTCTCCGGCAAGTCGATGGACGACAGTCTGGTCGAGATGATCGAGTACCGCGACCATCCGTGGTTCCTGGCCTGCCAGGCGCACCCGGAATTCCTGTCGACGCCGCTCAAGGGGCATCCGTTGTTCATCGGCTTCATCACCGCCGCGCTCGCGTACCAGCGCAACCGGCAGCCGCACGAGGTCGCGGCATGA